A single genomic interval of Sinorhizobium garamanticum harbors:
- a CDS encoding substrate-binding domain-containing protein: MPVKLKQLAELLGLSQTTVSRALNGYPEVSAKTRQRVLKAVRETGYRPNRAAQRLATGKAYSIGLVMPIASGIGSDIHFGEFLGGLAEEAVKHDFHFVLNPSAPEDEEATFRRLAASGNVDAVFLAHMRANDPRIAMLKSLSIPFVVHGRSIGGPKDYPFVDIDNTAAFYEATRLLIQLGHRRVALINGQEHLAFAIRRKKGVTRALKEWGLDLDETLVHHSVMTDEYGYRSMQRFLKEPDPPTAVLCSSTVLALGAVRAINQAGLTVGTDISIIAHDDILPMLKPENFSVPLTTTRSSLRAAGARVASRLIGGILDRGTYPDQELWHAELIVRASTGPAPGK, encoded by the coding sequence ATGCCGGTCAAACTTAAGCAGCTAGCCGAGCTGCTCGGCCTGTCGCAGACGACGGTGAGCCGAGCGCTCAACGGCTACCCGGAAGTCAGCGCCAAGACGCGGCAGCGGGTCTTGAAAGCCGTCCGCGAAACCGGTTACAGGCCGAACCGTGCCGCGCAGCGGCTCGCGACGGGCAAGGCCTACTCCATCGGCCTTGTCATGCCGATTGCATCCGGCATCGGATCGGACATTCATTTCGGCGAATTTCTCGGCGGTCTCGCCGAAGAGGCCGTCAAGCATGACTTTCACTTCGTGCTGAACCCGAGCGCGCCCGAAGATGAGGAAGCGACGTTCCGGCGGCTGGCGGCAAGCGGCAATGTCGACGCCGTTTTTCTTGCCCATATGCGCGCCAATGACCCGCGCATCGCCATGCTGAAGTCGCTGTCTATCCCCTTTGTCGTGCATGGCCGATCGATCGGCGGCCCGAAAGACTATCCGTTCGTCGACATAGACAACACCGCCGCCTTCTACGAGGCGACGAGGCTCCTCATCCAGCTCGGCCACCGGCGGGTCGCGCTCATCAACGGACAGGAACATCTGGCCTTCGCCATTCGCCGGAAAAAGGGCGTGACGCGCGCCCTCAAGGAGTGGGGTCTCGACCTCGACGAAACATTGGTCCACCATTCGGTCATGACCGATGAATACGGCTATCGCAGCATGCAGCGCTTCCTGAAGGAGCCGGATCCGCCTACTGCGGTTCTCTGCTCGAGTACGGTCCTGGCACTCGGCGCCGTGCGCGCGATCAATCAAGCCGGCCTCACGGTCGGTACGGATATCTCGATTATCGCTCACGACGATATCTTGCCGATGCTGAAGCCGGAAAATTTCAGCGTGCCGCTGACGACGACGCGCTCGTCGTTGAGAGCCGCCGGCGCACGCGTTGCCAGCCGGCTGATTGGCGGCATCCTGGACCGCGGCACCTACCCGGATCAGGAACTTTGGCACGCAGAACTGATCGTTCGCGCTTCGACTGGACCGGCACCGGGCAAATAG
- the folD gene encoding bifunctional methylenetetrahydrofolate dehydrogenase/methenyltetrahydrofolate cyclohydrolase FolD: protein MTTVIDGKAVAASVIETVKSATKTLEAETGVRAGLAVVIVGDDPASHTYVSAKSKMAKECGFLSVQHTLPQETSQEELAALVAELNADDSIHGILVQLPLPKHLRSEPIIQSILPEKDVDGLHVVNAGRIATGDLEGGLVSCTPAGAMVFVRRTHGEDLSGLNAVVIGRSNLFGKPMAALLLAANATVTTAHSRTKDLPAVCRNADILVAAVGRAEMVKADWVKPGATVIDVGINRVPAPERGEGKTKLVGDVAFEDCAKVASVITPVPGGVGPMTIAMLMANTIIAACRKAGRKTPKF, encoded by the coding sequence GTGACGACTGTGATTGATGGCAAGGCCGTTGCCGCTTCGGTCATCGAAACCGTGAAATCCGCCACAAAGACGCTGGAGGCGGAAACCGGCGTGCGCGCCGGGCTCGCGGTCGTGATCGTCGGAGACGATCCGGCTAGCCATACCTATGTGTCAGCAAAGAGCAAGATGGCCAAGGAATGCGGCTTCCTTTCGGTCCAGCATACGCTGCCGCAGGAAACCTCACAGGAGGAACTGGCTGCGCTCGTCGCCGAACTCAACGCGGACGACTCTATCCACGGCATTCTCGTGCAACTGCCACTGCCGAAGCATCTTCGGTCGGAGCCGATCATCCAGTCCATCCTCCCTGAGAAGGATGTCGACGGTTTGCACGTCGTCAATGCGGGCAGGATTGCGACCGGGGATCTCGAAGGTGGGCTCGTGTCGTGCACGCCCGCCGGGGCCATGGTGTTCGTACGCCGCACGCATGGCGAGGATCTTTCCGGACTTAACGCCGTCGTCATCGGCCGCTCGAACCTCTTCGGCAAGCCGATGGCGGCGCTGCTTCTTGCCGCCAATGCGACGGTAACGACGGCGCATTCGCGCACGAAGGATCTGCCTGCCGTTTGCCGCAATGCCGATATTCTGGTTGCCGCCGTGGGCCGCGCGGAAATGGTCAAGGCCGATTGGGTGAAGCCCGGTGCGACGGTGATCGACGTCGGCATCAATCGCGTCCCGGCGCCGGAACGTGGTGAGGGCAAGACGAAGCTCGTCGGCGACGTCGCCTTTGAGGATTGCGCGAAGGTCGCGAGCGTGATCACGCCCGTCCCCGGCGGTGTCGGGCCGATGACCATCGCCATGCTGATGGCGAACACGATTATTGCCGCCTGCCGCAAGGCCGGTCGCAAGACGCCGAAATTCTAA